A window of Sagittula sp. P11 genomic DNA:
GCTTTACGTCCTTCAGGGCACCGCCCGCTACCTCCTGAACCGCGACTGGGTGGAGGTCGGGCCGGGCGATTTCATGTGGCTGCGCGCCTTCTGCCCGCAGGCCTGTGTCGCCACCGGCAAGGAACCGTTCCGCTACCTGCTTTACAAGGACGTGAACCGCCACGTCAGCCTCACCCTGCCCGGAGCACGGCCATGACCCTGCCGACCATCCAAGCCCACCCGCTGACCTCCCAGGCCTTCGCCCCTTTCGGCGACGTGCTCGAGGCGCAGGGCGCGCCGGACAAGGTCATAAACCAGGGCAAATGCGGCCGCTTCCACGACCGCGCCGCGCTGGACTTCGGCCCCGGGGGACGGGCGGGCGTCTCGGTCTTCGACGCCGAACCGCGCACCCTGCCCTACAAGCTGGAGATGGTGGAATGTCACCCGGAAGGCTCGCAGGCCTTCCTGCCGATGCACAGCCATCCCTGGCTGGTGATCGTGGCAGAGGCCGGGGATGTGCCGGGACCGATCCACGCCTTCCTCGCCTCTGCCGGGCAGGGCGTGAACTTTCACCGCGGCACGTGGCATGGCGTCCTGACGCCGCTGTACGCGCCCGGCCTCTTCGCTGTGGTGGACCGCATTGGCGAGACGCCGAACCTTCAGGAACACTGGCTGGACCAGCCCGTCCTGATTGCCCCCGCCTCCATGTGACACCACGCGAAAAAGGGCCCCGCGAAGGGCCCTTTTCCAGGGGGTGCGACCTGCGCACCCCATGCCCCCCGGGACAGGATGGGGGGACTGCCCGACAACGGAGCCTTGCGATCGAGAGGGGATCACCCCGCGCGAAGCTCCGGCCATTCAGGATCAGTGACGGTGGTGGCGGCGGTCCCAGTACTGGCGACCTCCCTTGCGTTGCTGGTAATAGCGGTGATGGCGGCTCGGCCCGCGGTCGTAGCGGCCATCGCGATGACCGCGATCGTAGCGCGGCGAGCGGTCGGTCTGGATGTAGGCGCGCGGCTTGTGGCCCTTGTTGTTCTGCTTGGCCAACTCGTTGAGGAGGAGCAGCGTCGCCGCCGTTCCGAACAGCAATTTGGCGCCGTCATTGTTGCGCGCGGCAGCGGGGGTGGCGGTGGAGAGGGCGGCGATCAGCGCACCGACGGCGACGATGGAGGTCACGAATTTCAGACGCATTGGAAAATTCCTTTCTTCGCATGGCAAGGTGGGTGTGGCGCCCCCGGGGCGGGGAAACCTCGTACAGCCACGCTGCCCGCCCCCTGCCGGGCCGCGCAATAACGCCGCGCCGCTATCGGATAACCGCCCGCCCAGACCCTTGTGGTTATTGAATTTCCCCGGGACCGGGCGCAGGGTGACAGGCATGAAACGCATCCTCGCCCCGGCCCTTGCGGCCATCGCCCTCCTCACGCCCGCTCTGGCCTCTGCCGCCTGTTCGGTGGAATACAAGGCAAAGCAGGACGACCCCCTGCGGCTTGACCATGGTACGATCGTCATTGACGCCTGCGAGTCTGACGCGCAGGTCGAACGCGAGGTCCGCACCCGGCTTGCCGCACAGGGGTGGATCCTGCTCAAGATCCTTGGAACCACCTCCGGATAAAGCCACGATGCCGCCTCTTGCCGTCTCCGTTTTCGAAAGCCTGCGTTCCGGCAGCCGCCTCGTCTCTCTGGGCATCGCGGCCATCGTCGCGATCCTGGCCGTGACGGGGGCGCTGCTGATCCTCACCCTGCCCGACGCCAACGCCTTCAACGCGCGGGTGGAGCGGATCTTCGTCGAGAACGACGCACTGACCGGCGAGGGCGAGATCAAGCTGCTGGAGATCCTGGCACAGTCGGGCACGGCCTTCTCGGACGTGCTGGCCAGCTACCGCACGATCATCTTCGTCCTCTTGATCTTCGCCACGGCGCTCCTGGTGGCGGCGCTCGTGTTCCTCGTGATGCTGGTCACGCTCAACCGCCGCATGGCCCAGATCGAACGGTCGGGGATCGAGGTCTCGTCGCTCATCATCTCGCGCGAGGAGCGGACGGTCTACCTCAACACCATGGGCTTCAAGCTGACCGACGCGATGATGGAGACGCTCTCCGTCCTTGCGGAGGCGCGGCTCGACGACGAGATGCTGACCGGCGCACAGATCGAGGCGATGATCTCCGGCAAGTCGGAGGCCGACTGCGAGGAAGCCGCCGGCGCCACCCGCATCAAGCGGCTGCGCGACGGGCTGGGCAACCAGATCGTGTCGGAACTGCTGGTCAAGAACATCGCCCGCCGCGGTTACGTCCTCGCCATCGACAAGGGCGTGATCGAGATGGTCTGACCGGGCGCAGGCACGCTGTCAGCCGTGCCGCCCTCGACCGACGATCCCCACATGCCGCGCGGGACCGGGCGCAACCCGATGTAGGGCGGGGCTTTGCGCCGCCACCCTCAGGACAGTCAGAACAGCACAGCCTCGTCGGCCACCACCCCCAGCGTCTGCCGCGTCACCGCGCCATCCTTCGCCTCTCCGCGCAGCACCCGCAGCGCGCGGCGGTGATCGGCCTTCACCTTCACGACCGCCATGTTCCGAGCCGCACTGTCGCGCAGGAACCCTTTCCAGCGTTTCTCGGACAGGGCGAAAGAGCGGTTCAGGCGCGCCGCGCCCCAGCCGTTCTCGTAGACCCGCTTGCCCAGAAGCACCGCCTGGAAGGTGTTGTGATCGAAGAGGTTCGCCCGACCGATGTCCATCTCCACCGGCAGTTGCCGCTGCCAGAGGTCCAGCCAGCCCTCCAGCCGGTCCGAGATCTTCAGCCCGCGCGCATCGCGCCAGTAGTCCGTGTCCGTCCGGTTGCCGAGCCGGTAGTGCAGGCAGATGAAATCGCGCACCTCGTTGTACATCTCGTCGGCGCAGCGGTTGTAGGCGGCGCGCGTCGATTCCTCGTAATCCTGGCTGGGGAAGTACTGCAGCAGCCAGCGGATCCCCATGTCGATCATGTGGATCGCGGTCGATTCCAGCGGCTCGATAAAGCCGCCGGACAGCCCCAGCGCGATGCAGTTCTTCACCCACGCACGCCGCATCCGCCCGATGCGCATCGGGATCACCCGCGGCTCTGCCCCCTTCGGCGCGCGGTCGCCCAGGTGCGCCAGGAACTCATCCCGTGCGGCGTCATCCGTCCGGTGCGCACTGGAATAGACATAGCCCGTCCCGATCCGGTGGTAGAGCGGCACGGCCCAGCTCCACCCGGCGCCAAGCGCGGTGGAGGACGTGGCCGCCGGCAGCCTTTCCGGATCCGGATGCGGGATCGGCAGCGCCATGGCCCGGTCGTTGGCGAGGTAATCGGAGTAGTTCTCGAACGGCTCGCCCAGCGCCTCGCGGATCACCAGCCCCTTGAAGCCGGTGCAGTCGATGACAAGCTGCACGGGCCGCCGCCCCGTCTGCCGCAGCTTCAGCGCCGCGACATGGCCCGTGTCATCCAGTTCGACCCCGTCCACATCGTCCAGCACATGCTCCACCCCGCGTGCCACGCCGACCTCCGCCAGCATCTTCGCAAAGGCGCCCGCGTCGAGGTGATAGGCGTAGCCCGCGCGCGGCATCGGGTCGTTCGCCGCGTTGAAGGACAGCGGGCCCTTGCCCGCGTCGAGCAGGTCCATCAGCGGCGAAAACGACTGGATGTAATCCCGCCGGCCCGCGCCGAACGCCTGGAAGTAATGCCCGACCTCGACCCCGTCGATCTTTGGCGGCGGCGCAAAGGGGTTCATGTAGTCGAAGGGCCGCCCCTTGTGATCGACGTTCCAGCCGCGGAACATCACGCCCATCTTGAAGGACGTGTTGCAGCGCCGGAAGAACTCCTTGTCGTCGATGCCCATCTCGCGCAGCGTCACCGGCATGTGCGGGACAGTCGCCTCGCCCACGCCGACGGTCGGCACGTTGGGCGATTCGATCAGCGTGATCGCGATCTTCGGCGCGCACTTGCTGCGCAGATAGGTTGCTGCCAGCCAACCGGCCGTGCCGCCCCCGACAACAGTGATCGATGTGACCGGCTCCGCCATGCTGTGCATCCCGCAGATGTTATGTGGAGCGACAGAATACAGCCGCCGGGGCCCCGCGCCAGCACGAGGGGGCACATCTGCAGTGCGCGTATCCCAAAGGCCACAAGAGCTGACGCCGGGACCGGCGCCGCCCCCGTTGCCAATCACCCCTGCCGAAGGCCGTCCGGCAGCGGCAGCGTATCGGGTGCGGGGAGGCCGGCCAGTTTCAGCATGTGCCACGCCAGCACCTGGTTCGAGGCGAGCACCGGCAGACCCAGTTCCGCCGTCAGCGGTCCCAGCAGGTCCGCCGTACGCAGGTTCGTGCAGGACAGGAACAGCCCGTCGATGCCGCCGCCCCGCGCCACCTCGCGCGCCGCCGCCGCGATCGAGGCAGGCGCAATCCGCGCCACCCGCGCCTCCTCCTCTTCGCCGAAGGACAAGGTCCGCGTCACCGCCACGCCGCCTGCATCGAAGGCGGCGCAGAGTGGCTCCGACACGTCCGCCACGTAGGGTGAGACCACGCCGATCCGCTGCAGCCCCAGCGCATGCAAGGCCGCCAGCCCCGCCGTCAGCGGGTCGGTCACCGCGGCGGTCGTGGCGCCCGCCGCGACCTGTCCGTGCACCTCCTCCGCCCCCAGCAGCGCCGTGCCGGAGGTGCAGGCATAGGCGATCACGTCGAAGTGCGCCGCGGGGGGCAGAAGCTGCGCCGCGGCGGTCAGCCCCACCTTCATGCCCGCGATGCTGCCCGGTGTCAGCGTGTCGCCGGACCGCAGCCGCGTGACGTGCAGCCTGGCCCCCGTCGCGGGCAGGTAGCGGCGCAGATCGGCCTCCACCGTCTCATCCACGTGCAGCGAGATCAGGCCCAGCACACCGCGCGGCGGCTCATCCAGATCGTAGGGAAAGCCCCTCATGTCAGCACCGGCAGCTCTTCGGGCGCGCGCGGCGACAGCAGCTCCGGCCCGTCCGCGCGCAGCACGATGTTCTCCTCGTGCACCAGCATCCGGCCCGGCACGACCCATGCGCCCGGTTCCAGCGTCAGGACCATGCCTTCGCGCAATGCGGTGTCGTCCAGCGGCGTGAACGAAGGCCACTCCGTCAGCGTCACGCCCAGCCCATGCCCCAGCCGCCCGCCGCCTGGCGCCACCCCGCGCGCCGTCAGCCCGTCCGACAGGATCCGGTGCGCGTCGCTTGCCAGCATCCCGGGCCGCAGCCGGTCCAGCGCATCCTCCGTCGCCTGCCACAACGCCTCATGCACCCGCCGCACTGCATCGGAGGGCGCGCCCACCGCATAATTCCTGTCGAAATCGCAGAAGTAGCCGTCCCGCACAGCGCCCGTGTCCAGCATCAGCACGTCGCCCGGCACCATCGGCTCGGGCCCTGCAGGCGAGATCACGTCGGCATACCCGTCCGGACCCGCCGCGCCCGCGACATAGCTCACCCAGTCGGCGCCCTCCTCCAGCAGCAGCCGCTGGAAGTCGCGGAACACCGCGTCGAGCGGCCGACCCTGTCCGGCAATCTCCGACACCCGGTCGAAGGCACGCCCGGCAATGGCACAACTTGCCCGGATCTTCTCGACCTCCGCCGCGCTCTTGACCTCCCGCACCCGCTGCACGACCTCCGTCCCGTCGACGAAGCGGCGCGGTGCGATGGCCGCCGACACCCGCGCGTAATCCGTGAGCGGCATCCGCAGGTGCGTTTCCAGCCCCATGGGCACGCCGATCCGTCCGGTCCCCGGCACGAGGTCACACAGGGTCGCCGCCAACAGCGAAACCCCGTCGTCTCCGGGACAGGGCGCATCCCACGTCCGGATGTCCTCCATCCACGTGCGCGCCATCAGGTCCGCCCCGATGGAGGGGATCACCGCCACCGGATCGCCATCAACGGGCACCACGACGAACCATGGCCGCGCCGGGCTCTCCCAGAAGCGGGTCAGGAAACCGGTGACATAGAACACGTCCGCCGCAGCGGTCAGCAGCAGCGCGTCGATCCCCTGTGCGGCCATCGCCGACTGCAAACGCGCAACGCGGCCCCGGTACTCCGCAGCGTCGAAGACCAGCGACCGGTCAGCCATCCTCCGGCCCTTCGCTGAGGATGGTCAGCACGCGCGCATCTGGCCCAAGGCCCAGCCCCGCGATCAGCGCCGCCAGCCCCGCACCGCCCGACGGCGTCGTCGCCAGGCCGAGGTCCGCCAGCACCGCGACACCGGCATCCGCCTCCTCCTCGGTGATCGTCACGAAAGCGTCCGCATCGCGCGACAGCCCGGCCAGCGCAATCATCGACGGCGTCTTGCAGTCGAGCCGCCCCATGGCGGAGACAGGCCCGTTCGCCGTGACCAATTTACCCGCCCGGATGCTTTCCGTCAGTGCCGGGGCATAGGCCGGCTCCACGACGATGATCTGCGGTGCGTCGCCCCAGATTTTGCGCGCATGGACCGCCACGGCCGCCGCCAGCCCGCCCACACCGGCCTGCAAGAGGATATGGGTCGGCGGCTCCGGCATCTGCGCCACGGCCTCCGCCGCAAGCTGCAGGTAGCCTTCCATGACCCGCAGCGGCAGCCCGGTGTAGCCTTCCCACGAACTGTCCGACAGCAGTGTCCAGCCCTTTTCCGCCGCGCTCTGCTCTGCTGCCATCATGCTGGCCTCGTAATCGATCCCGGCGCGCAGGACCTCTGCGCCACGGTCACGCAGCCGTTCGGCAAAGGCCTCCGGCACGGTCTCGGCCAGAACGATCACCGCCCGCGCGCCGAACACCCTTGCACCGGCGGCGACGGAGAGACCGTGGTTCCCCGCGCTCGCCGCCACGTAGGTCCGGCCCATCAGCGCCTTCTGCAGATCCTCGGAGCCCGCGGTCACCGCCTCCCGCGCGATGGCATGGGCTGCCCCCAGCGCCTTGAAGCTGCCCAGCCCCATGCGCCCCCGCTCATCCTTGACCCAGACCCGCGCCACTCCGACACGGACGGCCAAGTCCGTCACGTCATGCAAGGGCGTCTCCGCATGCCGGGGACAGGAGGTCAGAAGCTGCGCAACACCGGCAGCCTCGGCCAGCGGCAGGACATCCGCCGGGCCGAGCCCCCTGCCACGCCACGGGTTTGTCAGAACTTCAGGCAAAGGCAGGTCCCTTCCACGGTGACTTGCCCCCGATCATGGGCACCCCGCGCCAAGAGCGCAACCGCAGCGATGTAGAATGGCGATCCCGGCAGGACTTGGTTGCGATTACTGCTCTCACCACACCCAATAAAATCAGATAGTTAAATACCTGACATCCCGGGGCTTGCAACTGCGTGTGTCATCTGCCCACCAGAAGGGCATACTGTACCAAGCATGCCCCCCCAGTGGACAGGCAGAACAAAAGGCAAGTTCCTGACTTCTGCAAATCCGGCATACGGACCTATCGGAGATACCGGGTTCCGCTGCGATCTTCCGCTTGTTCAGGCCTTCCTTCAGGAGCTCCTGTGCGCGCCCTGAGAGGCGCCGGGCGTTAGGCTGACGACCCTTGTATCGTCCGGCAGACCTGACCTTCCGAATGCCCTCACGCTGCCTCTCAAGCATCATTTTCCGTTCGAACTGGGCCACTACCCAAGGACATTCAGCATGAGCTTCCCGGTGGCTGTGGTGGTGTCCAGTCCAAGGCTCAGTATCCGGACCCCATCGCGCCTTACCCGAAGCCCAACAGCCCAAGCCTACCGCATCGCCGCTCAGAAGATCCGCATTTGACGTGACAATCGCTTCCAGTCGCCCATGCGGCGGGCCAGATCGGCGCCCGACCCGCTGGCGGTGGCGTGGATCAGAAGGCTTGTCGCTGCGGTTATGCCAAGGGTCGATTCAAGAAACAGCCCGGTCTTCGACGGCGTGTTGATCACCGCGTCAGTCACATCATGCGCCCAGTGGCAATACTCGTCCGTCACCACCACCACGTCGCGGCCCTGATCGCGGGCAATGCGTGCCAGCGTCTCGCATTCGGAAGCATAGGGAATCACATCGATGATCAACAAACAGCTTCCCCCCTCAGGCAGCGGATCGAGCCATTCCGAAAGCATGCTGTCATGCCCCGACAGGAATCGCACGCGCGGCCGCGCCAGCGCCAAGCGGCGGGCAACGTCCTCGGCCAGCCCACGCACGGTCTGAAAGCCCGTCACGTGCACCTCGGCAGACTGGCGCAGGTACCGCTCGGCCGCCGCGAAACCGGGACTGTCGATCTTTCCGTAAACCGTGCTGACGGCCAGCAGTTCGGCATCCCTCTGGGCCTGCCAGTCGCTTGACAGTTCTGTGTCCCGAGGCAGGCTCTCGCCAATGATAGAGTAGCGGTGCCGCAGCATCGCCTTGAACTCCTTGAGCCCCGCGCAGCCGAAGCGGCGCAGCATCCGGCCCACGGTGATCTCGGCCACTCCGGCCTTCTGCGCGATGCCCTTGCCCGACTCGAAAGAGATGGACGCACGGTTAAGCAGAAAATACTGCGCCACCTTCGCCTCTTGCTTGGGCAGATCAGACAGGCCCGCCTCCATCTTGCTCATTAGTTCATCAATTGAGGCCTCGGCATACGAGGAAAAGCCGTTGGGCATGAGCATTCTCCACATGACAGAAAAATAACATTTGACGGAAATGACAGTAACCAACCATTTTTCGACTGCAACAAGAATACTGCGAAAACTGCACAGGGAGCCTGAACATGAAACCGATCCACCTTGCCACGACTGCGCTGATACTGTCCCCGATGGCGGCGATGGCACAGGAGACTCTGTCGCTTTACAATTGGGGCGACTACATCAATCCAGCCGTGCTCGAAGCGTTTACCGAGGAGACCGGCATCGAGGTGACGCTCGACACCTACGGCTCCAACGAGGAGATGCTGGCCAAGATCCAGGCCGGTGCAACGGGCTACGACATCGTCTTTCCGTCGGTGCATATGCACGACATCATGTTCCAGCTCGGCCTTTTGGCGAAGACCGACATCGGCGACGCCCACGGTTTCGAGAACATCGACCCGCAGTTTGTCCGCGCCGAAACCGATCCCGACGCGGAATACTGCCTGCCCTACGCCTGGGGCAACGTCGGCATCGTCTACAACAAGGAATTGGCCGGCGACATCAACGGCTGGGAAGACTTCTTCGCCCTCGGTGCCGAAGGCAAGAAAATCACCCTGCTTGACGATCTGCGCGAAACCATCGGCATCGGCCTCATCATGACAGGCAATTCGGTCAACGCGACCGAACCGGAAAAGATTGCCGGCGCCGCTGACTACATCATCGACAACATCGAGGGCGTTACCGCGTTCACTTATGACAGCGTGCCGCAGGTCATCTCCGGCGATGTAGCGGCGGCGCATTGGTATGTCGGCGCCAACATCTTCGTCGCCGAGAACCCCGATACCATCGACTACATCATCCCCGAGGAAGGCGCGACGCTCTATCAGGAAGACATGTGCATGCTCGCCTCGGCACCGAACCCCGAGAACGCGAAAAAATTCATGGAGTTTTACCTGCGTCCGGAGATCGCCGCAATGAACGTGGAGCAGCAGATGAACGGCACGCCGAACATGCCCGCGCAAGAGCTCATCCCCGCCGAGATCGGTGCGAACGAGACGATCTATCCTCCGCAGGACGTGTTGGAAAAGCTGGAAATCTTCAAGGATCTCGGTCGCGACCTACAACTCTACAATGCCGATTGGACGCGGATCAAAACCTCCCAGTGACCCCTTGTCCGGCGGGCAACGCCCGCCGGCGAACCTGATTGGACGACCATGCCCTCTGCCCTAGACATCATCGACGCCCGCAAGGTGTTCCGTACTCCGGAAGGCAGCACGCTGACCGCTCTCGACGGAATTTCACTGCGGCTCGCAAGCTCCGAATTCGTCACGCTGCTCGGCCCCTCGGGCTGCGGCAAGACCACGCTGCTGCGCACCATCAATGGCTTCGAGAGCCTCGACTCCGGCGATGTCGTGATCGACGGACAGGCGGTCACGCAGAAACCTGCGCACCGCCGACCCGTGAACACCGTGTTTCAGCGCTATGCGCTCTTCGGCCACATGAGCGTTGGACGCAACGTCGGCTACGCGCTCGAGATCGCCGGGAAGGACAAGCGCGAGATCCGGACCCGCGTTGGCGAGATGCTCGACCTCGTGGGTCTGTCGGGACTGGACAAGCGGAGCATCTCGCAGCTGTCCGGCGGCCAGCAACAACGCGTCGCGCTGGCTCAGGCGTTGGCGGCAAAGCCGAAGCTGCTGCTGCTCGACGAGCCGCTTTCGGCGCTCGACAAGAACCTGCGCCAGAAGATGCAGCAGGAGCTGAAGGCGCTGCAGCGTGAACTGGGCATCGGCTTCATCTTCGTGACCCATGATCAGGAGGAAGCGCTGACCATGTCCGACCGCATTGCGGTTCTGGCGCATGGCCGCATTCAGCAGATCGGCGCACCGACCGAGCTTTACCAGCGCCCGGCGAACCTTTTCACCGCCGATTTCGTCGGCGAAAGCAATCTTTTGCCTGTACGATGCGACGGGCGGACCGCGCAACTTGTCGACGGCCAGACCTTCGCCGCGCCCCGCGCCCCCGGTTCGGCCACATTGCTGCTGCGCCCGGAGGCGCTGTCGCTGACCGCCCCCGCCGGGCCATCGCTTAGCCTGACCGGCACCCTGCGCGAGACCTTCTACACCGGCACCGACCATCAGGTAGTGCTGCACGCCCCCGCCTTCGGCGAGATCCGCGCCCTGCTGCGTACCGGCCAGAGCCTGCCCGCACCTGGCGCGCAGATGACGCTTTACGCCGCCGCCGAGGGTCTGCACATCATCGACGAGGTCGCACCATGACCCTCGCGCGCCGCAAGTTGATGCAGCTCATTGGCCTGCTGGGTCTGCCGACGCTGTTCCTGCTCGTCTTCTTCATGTGTCCGCTGCTGATCATGCTGATTTACAGTTTCCTGACCCCCGGTCTTTACGGTGGGGTCGACTGGACCTTCAGCCATCTCAATTTCGGGCGCATTCTGGGCTGGGCCGACACGCGCTACGACCGCTTCGACCCGGTGTACATCGCGATCTTCCTGCGCTCGCTGAAACTCGCGGCGCTGACCGTGCTGGCGAGCCTCGTCATCAGTTATCCCGCCGCGTTCTGGATCAGCCGGATGCGCCCGGGGCTGCGCGATTTCGCGATCTTCCTCGTCACCCTGCCCTTCTTCGTCAGCCTCATCGTGCGCCTCTTTGCATGGGTGCTGATCCTGAGACCGACCGGCTTCCTGAACCAGGGGTTGATGGGTGCAGGACTGACGTCCGAGCCGATCGAGTTTCTCTACACGGATTTCGCGGTGATCCTCGGCATGACCTACGTCTTTATCCCCTTCATGTTCCTGCCGCTCTACGGCTCCATCGAAAAGCTCGACATGGCGCAGATCGAGGCGTCGGCGGATCTTGGGGCGACGCGGTTGCAAACCTTCTTCAAGGTGGTCTTGCCCGCGACCCTGCCCGGCATCGTGGGCGGGTCGATCATCACCTTCATCCCGGCGCTCGGCAATTTCATCGTGCCCTCCGTGCTGGGCGGAGCCAAGGTGCTGATGATCGGCAACCTGATCGAGCAACAGTTTCTTTCGGCCCGCAACTGGCCCTTCGGCTCGGCACTGGCGATGATGGTGATGGCGGCGGTGCTGTGCCTGCTGGTCGCCCAGCTGCGCCTGGCCCGCAAGGGGGAGGCCGCACAATGACCC
This region includes:
- a CDS encoding ureidoglycolate lyase, yielding MTLPTIQAHPLTSQAFAPFGDVLEAQGAPDKVINQGKCGRFHDRAALDFGPGGRAGVSVFDAEPRTLPYKLEMVECHPEGSQAFLPMHSHPWLVIVAEAGDVPGPIHAFLASAGQGVNFHRGTWHGVLTPLYAPGLFAVVDRIGETPNLQEHWLDQPVLIAPASM
- a CDS encoding tryptophan halogenase family protein; translation: MAEPVTSITVVGGGTAGWLAATYLRSKCAPKIAITLIESPNVPTVGVGEATVPHMPVTLREMGIDDKEFFRRCNTSFKMGVMFRGWNVDHKGRPFDYMNPFAPPPKIDGVEVGHYFQAFGAGRRDYIQSFSPLMDLLDAGKGPLSFNAANDPMPRAGYAYHLDAGAFAKMLAEVGVARGVEHVLDDVDGVELDDTGHVAALKLRQTGRRPVQLVIDCTGFKGLVIREALGEPFENYSDYLANDRAMALPIPHPDPERLPAATSSTALGAGWSWAVPLYHRIGTGYVYSSAHRTDDAARDEFLAHLGDRAPKGAEPRVIPMRIGRMRRAWVKNCIALGLSGGFIEPLESTAIHMIDMGIRWLLQYFPSQDYEESTRAAYNRCADEMYNEVRDFICLHYRLGNRTDTDYWRDARGLKISDRLEGWLDLWQRQLPVEMDIGRANLFDHNTFQAVLLGKRVYENGWGAARLNRSFALSEKRWKGFLRDSAARNMAVVKVKADHRRALRVLRGEAKDGAVTRQTLGVVADEAVLF
- a CDS encoding aspartate/glutamate racemase family protein; its protein translation is MRGFPYDLDEPPRGVLGLISLHVDETVEADLRRYLPATGARLHVTRLRSGDTLTPGSIAGMKVGLTAAAQLLPPAAHFDVIAYACTSGTALLGAEEVHGQVAAGATTAAVTDPLTAGLAALHALGLQRIGVVSPYVADVSEPLCAAFDAGGVAVTRTLSFGEEEEARVARIAPASIAAAAREVARGGGIDGLFLSCTNLRTADLLGPLTAELGLPVLASNQVLAWHMLKLAGLPAPDTLPLPDGLRQG
- a CDS encoding Xaa-Pro peptidase family protein, translating into MADRSLVFDAAEYRGRVARLQSAMAAQGIDALLLTAAADVFYVTGFLTRFWESPARPWFVVVPVDGDPVAVIPSIGADLMARTWMEDIRTWDAPCPGDDGVSLLAATLCDLVPGTGRIGVPMGLETHLRMPLTDYARVSAAIAPRRFVDGTEVVQRVREVKSAAEVEKIRASCAIAGRAFDRVSEIAGQGRPLDAVFRDFQRLLLEEGADWVSYVAGAAGPDGYADVISPAGPEPMVPGDVLMLDTGAVRDGYFCDFDRNYAVGAPSDAVRRVHEALWQATEDALDRLRPGMLASDAHRILSDGLTARGVAPGGGRLGHGLGVTLTEWPSFTPLDDTALREGMVLTLEPGAWVVPGRMLVHEENIVLRADGPELLSPRAPEELPVLT
- a CDS encoding pyridoxal-phosphate dependent enzyme codes for the protein MPEVLTNPWRGRGLGPADVLPLAEAAGVAQLLTSCPRHAETPLHDVTDLAVRVGVARVWVKDERGRMGLGSFKALGAAHAIAREAVTAGSEDLQKALMGRTYVAASAGNHGLSVAAGARVFGARAVIVLAETVPEAFAERLRDRGAEVLRAGIDYEASMMAAEQSAAEKGWTLLSDSSWEGYTGLPLRVMEGYLQLAAEAVAQMPEPPTHILLQAGVGGLAAAVAVHARKIWGDAPQIIVVEPAYAPALTESIRAGKLVTANGPVSAMGRLDCKTPSMIALAGLSRDADAFVTITEEEADAGVAVLADLGLATTPSGGAGLAALIAGLGLGPDARVLTILSEGPEDG
- a CDS encoding MurR/RpiR family transcriptional regulator, giving the protein MPNGFSSYAEASIDELMSKMEAGLSDLPKQEAKVAQYFLLNRASISFESGKGIAQKAGVAEITVGRMLRRFGCAGLKEFKAMLRHRYSIIGESLPRDTELSSDWQAQRDAELLAVSTVYGKIDSPGFAAAERYLRQSAEVHVTGFQTVRGLAEDVARRLALARPRVRFLSGHDSMLSEWLDPLPEGGSCLLIIDVIPYASECETLARIARDQGRDVVVVTDEYCHWAHDVTDAVINTPSKTGLFLESTLGITAATSLLIHATASGSGADLARRMGDWKRLSRQMRIF
- a CDS encoding PotD/PotF family extracellular solute-binding protein, whose protein sequence is MKPIHLATTALILSPMAAMAQETLSLYNWGDYINPAVLEAFTEETGIEVTLDTYGSNEEMLAKIQAGATGYDIVFPSVHMHDIMFQLGLLAKTDIGDAHGFENIDPQFVRAETDPDAEYCLPYAWGNVGIVYNKELAGDINGWEDFFALGAEGKKITLLDDLRETIGIGLIMTGNSVNATEPEKIAGAADYIIDNIEGVTAFTYDSVPQVISGDVAAAHWYVGANIFVAENPDTIDYIIPEEGATLYQEDMCMLASAPNPENAKKFMEFYLRPEIAAMNVEQQMNGTPNMPAQELIPAEIGANETIYPPQDVLEKLEIFKDLGRDLQLYNADWTRIKTSQ
- a CDS encoding ABC transporter ATP-binding protein, encoding MPSALDIIDARKVFRTPEGSTLTALDGISLRLASSEFVTLLGPSGCGKTTLLRTINGFESLDSGDVVIDGQAVTQKPAHRRPVNTVFQRYALFGHMSVGRNVGYALEIAGKDKREIRTRVGEMLDLVGLSGLDKRSISQLSGGQQQRVALAQALAAKPKLLLLDEPLSALDKNLRQKMQQELKALQRELGIGFIFVTHDQEEALTMSDRIAVLAHGRIQQIGAPTELYQRPANLFTADFVGESNLLPVRCDGRTAQLVDGQTFAAPRAPGSATLLLRPEALSLTAPAGPSLSLTGTLRETFYTGTDHQVVLHAPAFGEIRALLRTGQSLPAPGAQMTLYAAAEGLHIIDEVAP
- a CDS encoding ABC transporter permease — translated: MTLARRKLMQLIGLLGLPTLFLLVFFMCPLLIMLIYSFLTPGLYGGVDWTFSHLNFGRILGWADTRYDRFDPVYIAIFLRSLKLAALTVLASLVISYPAAFWISRMRPGLRDFAIFLVTLPFFVSLIVRLFAWVLILRPTGFLNQGLMGAGLTSEPIEFLYTDFAVILGMTYVFIPFMFLPLYGSIEKLDMAQIEASADLGATRLQTFFKVVLPATLPGIVGGSIITFIPALGNFIVPSVLGGAKVLMIGNLIEQQFLSARNWPFGSALAMMVMAAVLCLLVAQLRLARKGEAAQ